One part of the Clostridium thermosuccinogenes genome encodes these proteins:
- a CDS encoding helix-turn-helix transcriptional regulator: protein MNWIQCLSKSIQYIEEHITDRIRIDEIANQAYTSSSHFQLLFHLVFGITVGEYIRNRRLTLAALELLKPGRKIIDVAMQYQYDTQESFSKAFARFHGFPPSKVQADKIRMFHPLKINITVQGGFDMSRSLVDEFYWSDFINQKDELLSDIDKYQRIVNWAIEARVHNPNVFDALTEWILDDSEWTDDKLVENEQIFMQGILARFRGQNAQLRAYLKEIESSGIVNGAVFNALDRFDNELSGKTEYNDLRNVITKMFTDFSVMRDRKIREQIAGGKTGPTGTDSVDIFGYVNLLKDCDARVQWTLFMPDMVEKQKKDFKIEKFEYMKMPAMRFIGKESCEGDGLDTVEGLKNLFSILDTMSEYKSGFDYDVLFQHHYGRGVDVERWHGFWGRFMKADTPVPEGFVYFDFTPQRTESNFVAGPPYISQFAFAVFSGNIEAMHEKEGYDCDAMYDITRNIILGQDVNIPYPDKYWTAEVFLDGYDNYSTAYMFSVEL from the coding sequence ATGAACTGGATACAATGCTTGTCTAAAAGTATTCAATACATTGAAGAACATATAACTGACAGGATAAGAATAGACGAAATCGCAAATCAAGCCTATACCTCAAGCTCACATTTTCAGTTGCTTTTTCATCTTGTATTTGGTATAACTGTAGGCGAATATATCAGAAATCGTCGGTTGACTTTAGCAGCGCTTGAACTGCTGAAACCAGGAAGAAAAATAATCGATGTCGCAATGCAATATCAGTACGATACTCAGGAAAGCTTTTCAAAAGCGTTTGCACGGTTTCATGGTTTCCCGCCATCAAAGGTGCAAGCTGATAAAATCAGAATGTTCCATCCTCTGAAAATAAATATAACCGTACAAGGAGGTTTTGATATGTCCCGTTCATTAGTTGATGAATTTTATTGGAGTGATTTTATAAATCAAAAAGACGAATTGTTGTCTGACATTGATAAGTATCAAAGAATTGTAAACTGGGCGATTGAGGCAAGAGTACATAATCCGAATGTTTTTGATGCTCTGACCGAATGGATTCTTGACGATTCTGAATGGACGGATGATAAGCTTGTGGAGAATGAGCAAATCTTTATGCAGGGAATACTTGCACGATTCAGGGGTCAGAATGCACAACTCAGGGCATATTTGAAAGAAATTGAGTCTTCCGGGATAGTAAATGGAGCTGTTTTCAATGCGTTAGACAGATTCGATAACGAATTGTCGGGCAAAACTGAATATAATGATCTTCGAAATGTGATAACAAAAATGTTTACTGATTTCTCTGTCATGCGTGATCGTAAGATACGTGAGCAAATTGCAGGAGGTAAAACAGGTCCAACAGGAACAGACAGCGTTGATATTTTCGGTTATGTAAATTTGTTAAAAGATTGCGATGCAAGAGTACAATGGACACTTTTTATGCCTGATATGGTTGAAAAGCAAAAGAAAGATTTTAAGATTGAGAAATTTGAATATATGAAAATGCCCGCAATGCGGTTTATAGGGAAAGAAAGCTGTGAAGGTGACGGGCTGGATACTGTAGAGGGCCTTAAGAATCTTTTTAGTATACTGGATACCATGAGTGAATACAAATCAGGTTTTGACTATGATGTATTATTTCAGCACCATTATGGCAGAGGAGTAGATGTTGAACGATGGCACGGCTTCTGGGGGCGTTTTATGAAGGCTGACACTCCTGTACCTGAAGGTTTTGTTTACTTTGATTTTACACCGCAAAGAACTGAAAGCAATTTTGTCGCAGGACCGCCATACATTTCACAGTTTGCATTTGCTGTTTTTTCGGGTAATATAGAAGCAATGCATGAAAAAGAAGGATATGACTGTGATGCCATGTATGATATCACTCGAAACATTATACTTGGTCAGGATGTGAACATTCCGTATCCGGATAAATACTGGACAGCGGAAGTATTTCTTGATGGGTACGATAATTACAGCACCGCTTATATGTTTAGTGTCGAGCTGTAA
- the tnpB gene encoding IS66 family insertion sequence element accessory protein TnpB (TnpB, as the term is used for proteins encoded by IS66 family insertion elements, is considered an accessory protein, since TnpC, encoded by a neighboring gene, is a DDE family transposase.): MLSIAGTDKVYLACGSTDMRKSIDGLAAIVQQSFALDPFSSCLFVFCNKKRDKLKILQWEHNGFWLYYRRLEKGKFQWPKESCGTPMKVGVRELGWLLDGLSLEQKQAHKKVTVSAVI; the protein is encoded by the coding sequence ATGCTGAGCATAGCCGGCACCGACAAGGTCTACCTTGCCTGTGGAAGTACCGACATGCGTAAGTCTATCGATGGCCTGGCTGCCATCGTCCAGCAAAGCTTCGCATTAGACCCCTTCTCGTCTTGTCTATTTGTGTTCTGCAATAAAAAACGTGATAAGCTTAAAATCCTCCAATGGGAACATAATGGTTTCTGGCTATATTACCGGAGGCTTGAAAAAGGCAAATTCCAATGGCCTAAAGAAAGTTGCGGCACTCCAATGAAGGTTGGTGTCCGTGAACTGGGTTGGCTGCTGGATGGACTATCCTTGGAGCAGAAGCAGGCACACAAAAAAGTGACAGTAAGTGCAGTAATATGA
- a CDS encoding helix-turn-helix domain-containing protein: MNCTRRNTIINKIDVGKRISRLRKNLGYSQAEFAEILGVSTQAVSKWETGLTLPDIEVLLNISWICKTSINNILESDDFIEYDADIDRSLLRLNKFLICPECKKMLKLNTQNLKTLFFECENKHRYYVIDGVVDFKTREISGEQWSLSYRNYDEYLHEHHCHGNPNNKRGLDRDDAIWKEIEKLRPRLMLDMACGTGQGIKQQIKRINWPTTVIMVDISHRILKWNKAYYSTEWKNPYVEMVYLACDGANLPILSDSVDVVFSYAGYESMQTKMLDGFREAFRVLKNGGHTIYTKSAVEDHESENSVSVK; encoded by the coding sequence ATTAATTGTACAAGGAGGAATACAATAATTAACAAAATTGATGTAGGTAAAAGAATCAGCAGACTGCGTAAAAATTTAGGCTATTCACAGGCGGAATTTGCTGAAATACTAGGTGTAAGTACACAAGCAGTGTCAAAATGGGAAACAGGCCTTACATTACCAGACATTGAAGTTCTGTTGAATATATCATGGATATGCAAAACCTCCATCAACAATATTTTAGAAAGCGATGACTTTATTGAGTATGATGCTGATATTGACAGAAGTCTTTTGAGATTAAACAAGTTTTTAATATGTCCTGAATGTAAAAAAATGCTTAAGTTGAATACACAAAATCTGAAAACACTTTTCTTTGAATGTGAAAACAAACATCGGTACTATGTTATTGATGGGGTAGTTGATTTCAAGACAAGGGAGATTTCAGGCGAGCAATGGTCTCTGAGTTATCGGAATTATGATGAATACCTGCATGAGCATCATTGTCATGGGAATCCAAATAATAAAAGGGGTCTGGATCGTGACGATGCTATATGGAAAGAGATTGAAAAGCTTCGTCCCAGACTTATGTTAGATATGGCCTGTGGGACGGGACAAGGAATAAAGCAACAAATAAAAAGGATAAACTGGCCAACAACAGTAATTATGGTAGACATAAGTCACCGGATTTTAAAATGGAATAAGGCTTATTACTCAACTGAATGGAAAAATCCTTATGTTGAAATGGTCTATCTTGCTTGTGATGGGGCAAATTTGCCTATACTAAGTGATTCAGTTGATGTTGTATTTTCCTATGCCGGTTATGAGAGTATGCAGACTAAAATGCTGGATGGTTTTAGGGAAGCATTCAGAGTGTTAAAAAATGGTGGTCATACAATCTATACAAAATCTGCTGTGGAAGATCATGAGAGCGAAAACTCTGTAAGCGTCAAATAG
- the tnpA gene encoding IS66 family insertion sequence element accessory protein TnpA produces the protein MTKADLYQKWASIIAEYKSSGQTQTSFCKSAGISLRQLSYWLRKERQNGIIQSESPKWIPVEVDHKEHTGKGQSIEIKFGPAEVQVKPGFDQKHLLDVLMVLRELC, from the coding sequence ATGACCAAAGCAGATCTTTATCAAAAATGGGCATCCATAATTGCAGAGTACAAATCCAGCGGACAGACGCAAACTTCATTTTGCAAATCCGCGGGGATAAGTCTTCGTCAGTTAAGCTACTGGTTGAGAAAAGAAAGACAAAACGGAATCATACAATCAGAATCTCCCAAATGGATTCCGGTAGAAGTAGATCATAAAGAGCATACAGGCAAAGGCCAATCAATCGAAATCAAATTTGGCCCAGCTGAAGTTCAAGTCAAACCAGGCTTTGACCAGAAGCATCTGTTGGATGTGCTAATGGTGCTGAGGGAATTATGCTGA
- a CDS encoding IS701 family transposase has product MSNATIKKIAPFALPKLQKYLDKFKNIFRRSDTMNAAERYMTGLLSDIPYKNCGMMAEYMEGTSAQSLQDFLTNSSWDYEQLNRQRVEHLLENAVSSDGALVFDDTGFEKKGNCSVGVARQYSGTLGKVGNCQIAVSCQYSDIKYTWPVNARLYLPENWTSDPERLKKAKVPENITFKTKPQIALELLDQANSMGIKHNIILGDSFYGRDNTFIEGLEARGETYALSVPCDFTVRFEQDIKTFVPPAKAQTNRTGRPRTKPESIPLPPQYRVDWLIDKIPQDYWKVISWRDGSKGELKKQFAFIRVCWSTQTKLGKPGWLVFERPVPGEAGDTKYYFSNLPIDTPDVRIVEYVHRRYTIDRFYQDAKDELGLDQYEGRMWHGFHRHFVMVMLAYSWLTLQRRVKNESIKQYEVLVDRPCVTSPSFSIREVFSPEALFT; this is encoded by the coding sequence ATGAGTAACGCTACAATAAAGAAAATAGCACCTTTTGCACTACCAAAACTACAAAAGTACCTTGATAAGTTCAAGAACATTTTCCGCCGCAGTGATACGATGAATGCTGCAGAACGCTACATGACCGGGCTTTTGAGCGATATTCCCTACAAGAACTGCGGAATGATGGCCGAATACATGGAAGGCACATCAGCCCAGTCCTTGCAGGATTTCCTGACAAACAGCTCATGGGATTATGAGCAGCTAAACCGTCAGCGAGTAGAGCATTTGCTGGAGAACGCAGTTTCTTCTGACGGAGCCCTTGTTTTTGATGACACTGGTTTCGAGAAGAAAGGTAACTGCTCTGTAGGAGTAGCCCGCCAATATTCCGGCACTCTTGGAAAAGTAGGTAACTGCCAGATCGCTGTGAGCTGTCAGTATTCCGATATCAAATACACTTGGCCGGTCAATGCAAGGCTTTATTTGCCTGAGAACTGGACTTCCGATCCAGAGAGGTTGAAGAAGGCAAAAGTCCCTGAAAATATAACTTTTAAAACAAAGCCTCAAATTGCTTTGGAGCTTTTAGACCAGGCCAATAGTATGGGAATCAAGCACAATATCATTCTGGGTGACAGCTTTTATGGTCGGGACAACACCTTCATTGAAGGTCTTGAAGCCCGAGGTGAAACCTATGCGTTGTCTGTGCCTTGTGATTTTACGGTACGGTTTGAGCAGGATATTAAAACTTTCGTACCTCCTGCTAAAGCACAAACCAATCGGACTGGTCGTCCAAGAACCAAGCCTGAGTCTATTCCGCTACCACCTCAATACCGGGTTGACTGGCTTATTGACAAAATACCTCAAGATTACTGGAAAGTAATCTCCTGGAGGGATGGCAGCAAGGGAGAACTAAAAAAACAGTTTGCCTTCATCAGGGTTTGTTGGTCCACACAGACTAAGCTTGGGAAACCAGGGTGGCTTGTGTTTGAACGACCGGTTCCCGGGGAGGCTGGTGACACCAAGTATTACTTCAGCAACCTTCCGATAGATACTCCGGATGTTAGGATTGTAGAATACGTCCACAGAAGGTATACCATCGACAGGTTCTATCAGGATGCGAAGGACGAACTTGGGCTTGACCAGTACGAAGGTCGCATGTGGCACGGTTTTCACAGACATTTTGTCATGGTAATGCTGGCATACTCCTGGCTTACCTTGCAACGGCGGGTTAAGAACGAGTCAATCAAGCAATATGAAGTTTTGGTAGACAGACCTTGTGTTACATCACCGTCTTTCAGCATCAGGGAAGTTTTTTCCCCTGAAGCACTATTTACTTGA
- the argS gene encoding arginine--tRNA ligase has protein sequence MPGFINITLEDHFIVSYLNAMSEADKFGCEEIGASKTIIVDYGGPNVAKPLHVEHLRTAIIGESIKRIGRFLGYKMLGDVHLGDWGLQIGLIIAELKRRSPDLIYFDESYKGEYPMEAPFNITELEEIYYYYVKYAEAGKESSSVWVVKPTKYKTH, from the coding sequence ATGCCTGGATTTATTAACATAACGCTGGAGGATCACTTTATTGTCAGCTATTTAAACGCCATGAGCGAGGCTGACAAGTTCGGCTGTGAAGAAATTGGAGCTAGCAAAACAATTATTGTGGATTATGGTGGTCCCAATGTCGCAAAGCCACTTCATGTAGAACATTTGAGAACAGCAATTATTGGTGAGAGCATTAAACGTATTGGTAGGTTTTTAGGGTATAAAATGTTAGGAGATGTTCATTTGGGTGATTGGGGCTTGCAAATAGGCTTGATAATTGCAGAATTAAAACGTCGTAGCCCTGATTTAATCTATTTCGATGAGAGCTATAAAGGCGAATACCCGATGGAAGCTCCCTTTAATATAACTGAACTTGAAGAAATTTATTACTACTATGTTAAGTACGCAGAGGCAGGAAAAGAATCCTCCTCTGTCTGGGTTGTGAAACCCACAAAATATAAAACGCATTAA
- a CDS encoding LysR family transcriptional regulator: protein MIDVRLYTLLAVVEFNSYTRAAEHLSLTQPAITQHIKQLEKELNIKIFRRVGKEIIPTNEGNVVIQYARRNIALYERMKQNILDIQRHVRRLTVGITHTAESNAVAEVLGRYSSKNPGTTITIISDSINNLYSMLKNYEIDLAVVEGKIQDSSINSLLLDTDSLMLVVSNNNPLAKKSMVTINELKKQPLILRRPSSGTRNLFAAHLESNNMSLNDFNVILEVDNIATIKDLIRRDIGVSILARSACLDEIKKRKITVLPIENLSMIREINILYHNDFKHVDILESIMKEYNKVAKFYAS, encoded by the coding sequence ATGATTGACGTCAGACTTTATACCTTATTAGCAGTAGTTGAATTTAACAGTTATACACGTGCGGCAGAACATCTTTCTTTGACACAGCCGGCCATAACTCAACATATAAAACAATTGGAGAAGGAACTGAATATCAAAATTTTCAGACGTGTTGGAAAAGAGATTATTCCGACAAATGAAGGAAATGTCGTTATTCAATATGCCCGTAGAAATATTGCCTTATACGAGAGGATGAAGCAGAATATTCTGGATATACAACGCCATGTAAGACGGCTTACGGTTGGAATTACTCACACTGCTGAAAGTAATGCTGTAGCAGAAGTATTGGGAAGGTACAGTTCCAAAAATCCGGGCACAACCATAACAATAATTTCTGATTCTATAAATAATCTTTATAGTATGCTTAAAAATTACGAGATAGATTTAGCTGTCGTTGAAGGAAAAATTCAAGATTCCAGCATTAATTCACTTCTGCTTGACACAGATTCATTAATGTTGGTAGTGTCCAACAATAACCCTTTGGCCAAAAAAAGTATGGTGACCATAAACGAACTAAAAAAACAGCCTTTAATCCTTCGCAGACCATCGTCAGGGACAAGAAACTTGTTTGCCGCTCATTTGGAAAGTAACAACATGTCGCTTAATGATTTTAATGTCATTTTAGAAGTTGACAATATCGCTACAATTAAAGATCTAATACGGCGTGACATAGGGGTTTCTATCCTTGCTCGTAGCGCATGTCTTGACGAAATAAAGAAACGGAAGATTACTGTATTACCGATAGAGAATCTCAGCATGATTCGTGAAATCAATATTCTATATCACAATGACTTTAAGCATGTGGATATTTTGGAAAGTATTATGAAGGAATACAATAAGGTGGCAAAATTTTACGCATCATAG
- the pcp gene encoding pyroglutamyl-peptidase I, with amino-acid sequence MKILITAFEPFGGEKVNPALEAMKLLPDKIGNFQILKLELPTIFYKSIEKVWQYIDEYKPDAVISLGQAGGRACISIERVAINVDDASIADNDGNLPIDQPIFEDGENAYFSNLPIKNMVEAIKKAGIPARISNTAGTYVCNHVMYGVLYKLHKENLNIKAGFIHVPFMPEQVVDKPEKPSMSLENIVKAIEVACNVLA; translated from the coding sequence ATGAAGATATTAATAACAGCATTTGAGCCATTTGGCGGAGAAAAAGTCAACCCTGCTTTGGAAGCTATGAAGCTATTGCCAGATAAGATCGGTAATTTTCAGATACTAAAATTGGAACTGCCGACAATTTTTTATAAATCTATCGAGAAGGTTTGGCAGTATATAGATGAGTATAAACCCGATGCAGTCATTTCTTTAGGTCAGGCGGGTGGACGGGCCTGTATATCCATAGAAAGAGTTGCTATCAATGTTGATGATGCATCAATAGCTGATAATGATGGCAATTTACCTATAGACCAGCCTATCTTTGAAGATGGTGAGAATGCTTACTTTTCAAACCTTCCCATCAAGAACATGGTGGAAGCAATAAAGAAAGCTGGGATTCCTGCCAGGATTTCAAACACTGCAGGAACCTATGTGTGCAATCATGTAATGTATGGAGTTCTTTATAAGTTGCATAAGGAGAATCTAAATATAAAAGCCGGCTTTATTCACGTTCCTTTCATGCCTGAGCAAGTGGTTGACAAGCCTGAAAAACCCAGCATGTCCCTTGAAAATATAGTTAAGGCAATTGAAGTCGCCTGCAACGTTTTGGCATAA
- the tnpC gene encoding IS66 family transposase: protein MENTVKSTVTIEKLQTEIEILKQEKAELEAKLKWFEEQFRLHQHKLFGRSSEKTEVPEQLNLFNEAESEAKPAVPEPTLEEITYKRRKKQGHREEMLKDIPVETIEYRLPEEEQVCDCCGGKLHEMSKEVRREIEIIPAQVRVKEHVQYVYGCRNCEKNEISTPIVTAPMPKPALPGSLASASAIAHVMTEKFVKGLPLYRQEQDWERMGIEISRQTMANWMIQSSDRWLRPIYERMREHLQQRDILHSDDTTLQVLKEPGRAADSTSYMWLYRTGREGPPIILYDYQTTRAGKHPKKFLEGFKGYLHTDGYDGYSGMPGIIQVGCWAHARRYFVDALKAMPPKKDDKPTVTEEGLAFCNNLFEIEKMLHDVTPEERYEGRLKHSRPVLDKFKEWLKYWSPRVTPKSSLGKAIQYCRNQWDKLEAFMLDGRLEIDNNRSERSIKPFVIGRKNWLFSNTPKGANASATIYSIVETAKENGLNPFEYLTYLFERLPNINIKDQHALDTLLPWSANLPGHCKVPNK from the coding sequence ATGGAAAACACAGTGAAATCAACGGTTACAATAGAAAAACTCCAAACAGAAATTGAAATATTGAAGCAGGAAAAAGCCGAGCTTGAAGCAAAACTCAAATGGTTTGAAGAACAATTCCGGCTGCATCAGCATAAGCTTTTTGGGCGTTCAAGTGAAAAGACGGAAGTCCCTGAACAGCTAAATCTTTTCAACGAGGCGGAATCAGAAGCCAAGCCTGCAGTTCCCGAACCAACATTAGAGGAAATTACATATAAACGTCGTAAAAAGCAGGGGCACAGAGAAGAAATGCTTAAAGACATTCCTGTAGAGACCATAGAGTATCGCTTGCCTGAAGAAGAGCAGGTTTGTGATTGCTGTGGCGGCAAACTGCATGAAATGAGCAAGGAAGTAAGGCGGGAAATAGAAATTATTCCGGCTCAGGTGCGTGTAAAGGAACATGTGCAGTATGTATATGGCTGCCGTAATTGCGAGAAGAATGAAATATCTACACCGATAGTAACAGCCCCAATGCCAAAGCCGGCACTTCCTGGAAGCCTGGCTTCGGCATCCGCCATAGCTCATGTAATGACGGAGAAATTTGTAAAAGGGCTTCCTCTTTATCGTCAAGAGCAGGACTGGGAGAGGATGGGGATTGAAATATCCAGGCAAACCATGGCGAACTGGATGATACAAAGCTCCGACAGGTGGCTGCGGCCGATATATGAACGAATGCGGGAACACTTGCAGCAAAGGGACATCCTCCATTCCGATGATACTACCCTCCAAGTACTCAAGGAACCCGGGCGAGCCGCAGATTCAACCTCCTACATGTGGCTATACCGGACCGGCCGGGAAGGGCCTCCGATTATTCTTTATGACTACCAAACTACCAGGGCTGGCAAACATCCTAAAAAATTTCTTGAAGGATTCAAAGGTTACCTTCATACGGATGGGTATGATGGTTATAGTGGCATGCCCGGAATCATCCAGGTTGGTTGCTGGGCACATGCAAGGCGTTATTTTGTCGACGCCTTAAAAGCCATGCCTCCAAAAAAAGATGACAAGCCCACAGTAACAGAAGAAGGTTTGGCATTTTGCAATAACTTGTTTGAGATAGAAAAAATGCTTCATGATGTTACACCGGAAGAAAGATATGAGGGCCGATTGAAACACAGCCGACCAGTGCTTGATAAATTCAAGGAATGGCTCAAATACTGGAGTCCAAGAGTAACTCCCAAAAGTTCATTAGGAAAAGCAATCCAATACTGCCGGAACCAGTGGGACAAGCTGGAGGCCTTTATGCTGGACGGCAGGCTAGAGATTGATAACAACCGAAGTGAACGGTCGATAAAGCCTTTTGTAATCGGGAGGAAGAATTGGCTGTTTAGCAACACGCCTAAAGGAGCCAATGCCAGCGCAACAATTTACAGTATTGTGGAGACGGCAAAAGAGAATGGGTTGAACCCGTTTGAATATCTTACTTATCTCTTTGAACGTCTACCGAATATAAATATCAAGGATCAACATGCATTAGACACCTTGTTGCCATGGTCAGCAAATCTTCCGGGTCATTGCAAAGTGCCCAATAAATAA
- a CDS encoding cation:proton antiporter, whose translation MGNFLNHLNYTTIVLLSLSVILLAGFLLTRITKLAKLPNVTGYIISGILIGPYVLNLIPREMVDNMGFISDIALAFIAFGVGRFFKKENFQETGFGVIVITLFESLLAGLFVTFSVHYIFHLSWSFCLLLGAIATATAPASTMVTIRQYHARGNFVNTLLQVVVFDDAICLIAFSIASAFVNANVGANISTSEIIMPIVYNIGALVIGLVSGAILSKLMTPKRSEDNRLILTISLLLGIAGLCAAVDISPLLSCMLFGTTYINMTKDKELYKQVDRFTPPIMSIFFVVSGMNLDISSFSTMGVIGISYFLIRIAGKYLGAYLGCIIAKTTKEVKNYLGLALIPQAGVAIGLAFLGKRILSASMGNMLLTIILSSSVLYELIGPVCAKIALIRSGAIKMDKTAPEKEKVEQSMEKPQEVRAC comes from the coding sequence ATGGGTAACTTTTTAAATCATTTGAATTACACAACTATTGTTCTTTTATCTTTATCAGTAATTTTGCTTGCCGGATTTTTACTTACTCGTATTACCAAGCTGGCAAAACTGCCTAATGTAACTGGTTATATTATTTCCGGTATCCTGATAGGGCCATATGTTCTGAATTTGATTCCACGTGAAATGGTTGACAACATGGGGTTTATCAGCGACATCGCTTTAGCTTTCATTGCGTTTGGCGTCGGACGCTTTTTCAAGAAAGAAAATTTTCAAGAAACGGGATTTGGTGTTATTGTGATTACTTTATTTGAATCTTTGTTAGCTGGGTTATTTGTAACTTTTTCTGTACATTACATATTTCATTTGAGTTGGAGTTTTTGTCTGCTTTTGGGAGCAATTGCAACGGCGACTGCACCGGCAAGCACAATGGTCACAATTCGGCAGTATCATGCACGTGGTAATTTTGTGAATACTTTATTGCAGGTAGTCGTATTTGACGATGCTATATGTCTTATTGCTTTCAGCATAGCTTCCGCTTTTGTCAATGCTAATGTCGGAGCAAATATTTCTACTTCTGAAATCATTATGCCCATAGTATATAATATTGGTGCTTTGGTAATCGGGCTTGTGAGCGGAGCAATCCTAAGCAAGCTAATGACTCCAAAACGGAGCGAGGATAATCGACTAATATTAACTATATCACTTCTTCTTGGAATTGCAGGTTTATGCGCTGCGGTGGATATTTCTCCCTTACTTTCTTGTATGCTGTTTGGCACCACCTATATCAACATGACTAAAGACAAGGAATTATATAAACAGGTTGATAGGTTCACTCCACCTATTATGTCAATATTCTTTGTCGTATCAGGCATGAATTTGGATATCAGCTCATTCAGTACCATGGGAGTAATAGGCATATCCTATTTTTTAATACGGATTGCAGGAAAATATTTAGGTGCTTACTTGGGATGCATCATAGCAAAAACCACAAAGGAAGTAAAGAATTATTTAGGATTAGCTTTGATTCCTCAAGCAGGGGTAGCTATTGGACTCGCTTTTTTGGGCAAAAGAATTTTATCCGCTTCTATGGGAAATATGCTTCTGACAATTATTTTGTCATCTTCGGTATTGTATGAGTTAATCGGTCCTGTATGCGCAAAGATTGCCTTGATCCGTTCCGGAGCAATAAAAATGGATAAGACGGCTCCTGAAAAAGAGAAAGTTGAACAAAGCATGGAAAAACCTCAGGAAGTCAGAGCATGTTGA